DNA from Triticum aestivum cultivar Chinese Spring chromosome 7D, IWGSC CS RefSeq v2.1, whole genome shotgun sequence:
TTTGCAGTTAACTCGTCCTTGTCAACATCTGGCTTTGTTTTTGTCTTTGTTGTTGAAGTTAACTCATCCTTAACAATTACTGACTTTGCCTTCGTCACCTTTTTAGTAACATCCTTTTGATGATCTATTGCCTGAAAAAAAAATGCCAAACTACAACTTCACTGTTGAAATCACCTCATACATAACTAAACAGTTTGCAGAGATTATCATCGATAAAAGAAAATTAGGCAACTCACCGTTTTGGTTAGCTCGTCTTTGACAACTTCTGGCTTTCTTTTCGATTTTGTTGCAGCAGTTATCTCATTCTTGCCAACCATAGACTTTGATTTTGTCGGTTTTACTTTTGTTCTAAGCACATCCTTCTGAATATCTAGCACTGATGATATGTCTTGCGGGACATTAGGCGCATAATCTTTACTGTGAACACAACAATATCTGAGTTAGCACTACTGAAATGGCAACTAAGACTATACTGTGTTCAAGTTCAACTATAAATATTCAGGTACGTTTGTAATCCACAAACTATTGCATGTGCAATGTCAAGCAGAAAGAATGACAAATTCCTTGAATTCCTAAGATAACAGCTTCCATTCAAATGGTACTTTGTAGAACTGATGAAAATAAGTATTTTCCTTTGTCAATCCCAGGCCAGCACCTTTTTTTTATGCAGCCACATCATCCAATTACCCGCAAAAATCTTGAAGATGTTACATGTACATATAGCTGCATATTTTCGCTGCATAGTAGTACATAAGCTATCTACAAACTCCGAATTTCCCACTGCGTGTACATACTAAACAAAACAATAATACTAAGACAAAAACTCAGTGGCTTGGTGTCCCTTCCCCATTGAGCAATTTTTAATCAGTTCAGTTGCacctttattcttttatatgaagtactccctctgtcccaaaataagtgtcccaagcttagtacaactttgtactaaacctagtacaaagttgagacacttattttgggacggagggagtacgagatATCTCACCTTAAGATGCTTTCATTCCCATATAGTATCGACAAGATCCAAATTTACTCATGCAAACAATATATTCTACTTCTTTTATGAAACTTCTTATTTGATAGAATTAACAGCATTCTCTCACatagcaaataatatgagaaaaataaataaagggcATTGACATATGACATATCTTCCTCGCATCCAAGTTCCTCTTTTCAGAACAATCCTTTTGGTGCACTGCAGAGGAAATATGGATGATTAGATCCTGTACGTGTTAGTACAATTGATATGTGTGGAAGGGTCCCCTGATTGGTAATACCTTTTACAgttcctccttcaccattgttTTCTAGAATCTCTGCATGCTTCCTTTTAGGATTTCCAGAAGTCTGCAAGGATGATGGGATATTCAAAATTCAAGTTCCATAAATAATAAAGCACATTGGTACCAATCCACGTTTGAATCAGGGTTATTtgacataaataacaccatgtgGAACTTTAGGTAATGTAAGATAAATTTCTTTATTATAATATATAGTTATACAAAAAGAAGAAGTCCATATAGTGGGAAAATATACAATCAGATGACGTAAGAGAATTATTAGGGTCAAAGATTGGCAGAACAAAAATAGCTGGCATGAACGATAAATAACCTGATTTGTAATGGACCTGAAAGTTGGGTAGATAGGGAGGCGTTGGAAAAAATATTTGGTTTATTGTTGGTTGCCTAACAAAACAACCCTGGTTCACAATTTGACACAGAAACCTTATATAGAAGGAAAAAACGAAATAACATCTTTAGGGGAAATTAATTGTCAGCGAATCTTAAGACACCCCAGCGATGTAGCTACTAATCACGCGGCTCCAACTTGCGACACAATGGCAACATGCCTTAGCGTGGGGAGGCGCTGCTACAAATCCTAGACGCCCCACAGATGTGGCTTCGAACCACCGTGGGTCCTGTTACCGAATCTGACAATGAACCGGGAACGAACCCGAATCCTGATCCAGATCAGAGTTCGACTATGGTTGGAGCGAATCCAGTAACTATGATCCAAGCACACTAGATCGAAGGTATGGATATTCTTTTGGGTAAGGCATACCTGAATGACTTGCTTCAGAAGACTTGCACTTGATGAATCAACAGGATTAGCATGGCTTGCTTTAGGGAAATTTCCAAGTGATGATTTTGGTAGGCTAGTTTCACTCGATCTGTTTGAACTATCAGCATCAGATTGTTCTGATGCAAAAAATAGCACAAAGGGAAATTGTAGTCTGTTTTTCTAGTGAAAGGAATCTGCTAATTAAGAAAATGAATTGACTATGGACGATCAACAAATACAAATTTGCAGATGTAATTATATTTACCAGAAGAAAACCACGTTTTGTTTTTATCTGCTCGTTTACTTCTGCCGAATGAAGGCTTCAATAATGTTATTTGCGCTGCAGAAGATATTTTAATACAGAAGAACCACAGTCACTGTCAGTTGAACTGTGAAGGAAATGAGACCGTAATAATTAAATGAATTATGTAGATAAAACTTAATTAGCATAATCACCTATTAGGAACAACATGATTTAGTAACCTGAATTATTTGTTTGCATTTCCTAACGATGAAAAGTGACAACAAATAAAAAGAAGAGAAATCTAATCTTACATTTGAATGAACTGGTTAAGACAACAGACTGTGATTGACAACCATGCTTGATGGAATGTGTGTCATCGCCAGTGCCAGCATCATCCAGAGACTGAGCTATCTCAACTTTGGTATTGCAGAATTTGGCAGCCGAAGAGGAAAAGACAGCTGGTTTTGGGGTCCGGAAGTCTTGTGATAGTAGAAAATACGTATGCATTTAGTAAAAACATGTGATGAATCAATATTTCAGCCATATGAGCAAACAAGTTTGTTTGACAAAACGTACCTAAAGCCAATGATTGGTCTTTGGTCACAGAACTTGGATGAACTAAACGAAGATCCTCTGAATTTTCGGTTCTTGCAGTGTGCATTGCCAGTTTACTTGTGGCTTTGTCCCAAGTAGGCAGAGTCGCCGTGCAGTTAACTACTAATTGTTCCTGCAACGTAGGAGCCCACCGTAAAAACAACAGAGACCTACTATGCCCAATTTGTATAATTACGTGCTGGCAGATAAAGGTTCGCATAGTTCAAAatgaaaaaatcattttaaaatggATAACAGTGATTTATCAATACAAGTGATTTGCTTGCATGAACAGCGATATCTACAAAAAAAATTAACATGCATTTTTGTACCATTTTATAGTAATGATGTGAAGATAAGGAAAACGATATGACGAGTTGAATGACAACAGCATTATTTACTTGAAAGGTCAGTTGATTACCTTAATTACTAGTTGACTCTGACCAAAGCAATTCCAAGCTAAAATAAGAAGCAAACGTCAGGCATGATCCAACATAGTTATTATTTCTTGCATTCTACAAAAACTTGTCCCCAGAGTCATTGAGTAAAGATAAACAACAATAATAGTATGATCCGACATAGGACCTGAACACACATCCTAAGGGACCAGACCTATGATTCTCCTGTAGATATCATATGTCTTTTATGCTTAAATGGTAAGCCATATATCTACACGCCTTGCATAACTCTCATACAACACCGAGAAACATGGTTTACAGCAACCCCTGATTACAACAACTAGAAGCATGTATGCCAATTCACAGTTAGTAAAGGATATTTACAACAGACAACAGAACAACCATCACCTTTCAACGATTCTATAAAGGACCGCATGGAAGACATTGCCTTTGATGCTCTAACAGATTTTGGGGAAGGCTGAAGCCCCGGACCTTGGAGGACAAATGGAGAAGGCAACCTACATAAGTTGGATAAAAGTAATTAAAGCAGAACATCAGATGCATGTTTGACATGGAACTGATAAATGATAATGATCAACATATTAATAACAACTGTAACAGCACTGAGTGTACAATTATATTTAAAAAATCATAACCATTGCTTCTCACAGGAAGCTCCGCGTGTCAGTTTGACTGCTGCATGATAACTGTAGTTCGTCTCCACACCATGCTGCAAAATGCAAAATTTGTGAAATGAGAAAAAATGTTAAATGCAGGAAATACTCCGGAGGTTAAGCTTactaaataaaaataataatattgagATAGTAGGAAATGCCAAATATATCACCTTAACTGAGCAAAGCTCTGTAAAGCTGTCCAAGATCTGCCCTGAAGGAGGTAATTCGCTAAAACCTATGAAAGGAAAACAAATATCTTAAGATTTGAGAAGAATGTGAGATGATGTAGCAAGTAATACGAAAACTCTAGCTTACCAATCACATGGCCTTCCTGTAATGTTGGAAGAATTGCACAAGCTGTCTGGAGGTTACAACCATCCAAACTTACTTCCTTAATCTGTTGAAACGTTTCTATCACACTGGAACTAGCAACATCTGAGATCTAGCAGAAATACATAATAATTAACTTAGCTAGTTTCTTCTGTAAGGTGCCCAATGAACAATGAAGAATACCTTAAGTGCAGTGAACCGAAATGCATCAGGTGAGACAACAAACTCATAATCATCATTTAGTCCAGATCTGACTTCCTGTACCAATTCGACAACCAAAGATGGTAAGCTACAAAACCATAATAATATCAAAGGCTCATATGGATTAATAGCTCGTTTACAAGAAACAACAGAAAACAAATTCGAGAGAGAAAACAGTTTATGTAACACTACAGTCTCTGGTTTTCTACATTGTAAGATGGAGTACTTGTCCTGTTGAGTGAAATAATTACCATCTTTGGTAGCAGAAGGTCAAACATTGCCTATACTTTATATGAACCATAGTGGGCTCATGCTCGAATAACAGAAGTATGTTAGTGCGCTCACATTCTGATGCTCAACCGGAAATGCTTAATGAGAGGTTCACGAGTTGGTCATGACAACAGGATGTACACATGATACTAACGAAGGGATGAACACTTGAGTTGCAAAGACGGCACTTAAGTTCTGAAGTTAACTGATAACTCATGTGTCCCAGCAATATACAGGTTGATCTTGGTACAACAAAGTTGATTTAATTCGGACTGCATCAAGCTTGCTCAAACCAAGCTTAGGCAATGCAGTTGGCTTCTGTACAGACCAAACAATGATGACTACTGCCTGAGGTTTGGTTATGTACTTTGCATAACCGTTTTCCACCCATTTCTGGATAAGGCTTGAATCGATCAATTTAGCACCATGCACAATCATGTACGCATATGGAGATTATAGGCATGGCATTTATATATACACCAACATGCAGCAATGCAGCGCTACGTGAACAGGGTGAAATCACCATACCACATTCAACGCGCACAGATCAGTTCTCTCCTCGATCACAGCAAACGTCGACTGGACGTATATGCTCTCACCGACAAAGCTCCACCCACGCTCAAGCATCAGACATCGAAGTCCACACTCAACCGCTTTTGCAACCAGCGAGCCTGAAcagaccacctcctcctcctcgccaaccTTACAACGGAGGACGCAAAATTAGCCAGCAATTACTCGTAGCATCAAAACGTCGAGCAGGTGAGGGACACGCTCACCGAGGCGCCCGTGAAGGCAGCCGCGATCTCGGAGGCCACCTCGGCGGCCGCGTGGGACTGGCATCTCTGCAATGATCGGAACCCACGGGTCACGTCTCTTCGCCAAGGACGGAACGAAAGCGAAGCAGTTGAGCGAGACCTGGTAGACCACGAGGGCGTCGGCTGGGGACTGGGGGAGGCACGCGAGACGGTGGCGGCGGGACAGCCTGCAGCAGAGGATGTCGAGGTCGAGGGATGGAACTGCGGCGGAGAAGGAGACCTGGCGGAGGAggaacggcggcgacggggcggaggaTGAGGTGACGGGGACAGCGCGCACGAGGACCTGGTTGAGGAACATGGCGAGTGTGCCCGGCCCTGAACCTTCTGAATCTTCTGCAACAGCACCTCTGAAGAATGGCGACATGCCGGTTCAGTATAACTTCAGCGATCAGGATGCAACCGGGGGAACGAAAACCGTAGATCCAACGGCTGCTGAGGCCCCCTCCTATATCCATAACAAAGCTATATACTAAACCAGCGACGATTAACATGTATCAAAGAaaatattttttgttttctgtGTGTTTAATCCCCTACTTGTTGTCTACTTTTATGTTGAAATACACCGAAAGCTGGAACGACGGGTATGTTTGGttttaggcttttagcctaagttttTCGACAATGGATgaattttattaactcaaaatgagcatcaagaggatacaacaGAATGAATACACAcctggcctctgcataactaggatgcacacagttAATACCAACTCACACGCATAAAAAATACACCAACAACTAGCAAAGTCAAACAAAACCGAAGCTATGCCTTGGtggaataaaaagaaaaaactctGAAGCAATCAAAATAATGATCTACAATCTACAACAGCAACCATATCTGCACCAACCATCTCTTGACATCAGCTGTGATGTCGCCACCGCTTTCCACGATCCCAGCAGC
Protein-coding regions in this window:
- the LOC123171148 gene encoding uncharacterized protein; the protein is MSPFFRGAVAEDSEGSGPGTLAMFLNQVLVRAVPVTSSSAPSPPFLLRQVSFSAAVPSLDLDILCCRLSRRHRLACLPQSPADALVVYQRCQSHAAAEVASEIAAAFTGASVGEEEEVVCSGSLVAKAVECGLRCLMLERGWSFVGESIYVQSTFAVIEERTDLCALNVEVRSGLNDDYEFVVSPDAFRFTALKISDVASSSVIETFQQIKEVSLDGCNLQTACAILPTLQEGHVIGFSELPPSGQILDSFTELCSVKHGVETNYSYHAAVKLTRGASCEKQWLPSPFVLQGPGLQPSPKSVRASKAMSSMRSFIESLKAWNCFGQSQLVIKEQLVVNCTATLPTWDKATSKLAMHTARTENSEDLRLVHPSSVTKDQSLALDFRTPKPAVFSSSAAKFCNTKVEIAQSLDDAGTGDDTHSIKHGCQSQSVVLTSSFKSQITLLKPSFGRSKRADKNKTWFSSEQSDADSSNRSSETSLPKSSLGNFPKASHANPVDSSSASLLKQVIQTSGNPKRKHAEILENNGEGGTVKVHQKDCSEKRNLDARKICHIKDYAPNVPQDISSVLDIQKDVLRTKVKPTKSKSMVGKNEITAATKSKRKPEVVKDELTKTAIDHQKDVTKKVTKAKSVIVKDELTSTTKTKTKPDVDKDELTAKVIDHHKRGELRLLTVADLKCFLSAKKAKVGGSKEVLIQRASELLS